The nucleotide window GGTGGGCGGTGGCCCGTTCCTGGCGGAGCAGGGCCGAGGTGTGGGCCGCGAGCGGCGTCCAGGCGACGGCGGTCACCGCGAGGGCCGGGGTGGCGGGGCCACCGCCCGCGACCGCGGTGACGAGGAGCGCGGCGAGGACCGGCGGCACGGCGTTGACCGTGTCGACCAGCGGTCCGGAGAGCCGCGGCAGCAGTCCCAGCAGTACGCCCAGGACCAGGGCGGCCGCGCTGACGGCGGCGGCCGGGGCGAGGGTGTCCAGCGCCCCGTGGCCGACCCGGGCCAGCACGTCGCGCCCCAGCGCGTCCGTGCCGAACGGGTGCGCCCGGGAAGGGGACCGGAGCCGGGCCGTGGTGTCCAGCGCCAGCGGATCGCGGGCGAGGCCCGACACGATGACGGCGAGCAGTGGTCCCCCGTACAGCAGAGGCGCTGTCGTGCGGCGGGACGGTGCCGGGCGGTGCAGCGAGGGGAGCGCGCCGTCGCGCAGGGCCGGACCGGTCAGGAGGCGCGCCGTGAGCCGGGCGAGGCCGCCGACGGCCGCCGCGAGCACGACGAGGGCGAGGGTGCCGGCCTGCAGGACGGGCAGGTCCTGCGCCACCGCGGCCTGCAGGGAGAGCCGTCCCAGGCCCGGGATGTCGAAGACCTGCTCCACGGCGACCGCGCCGCCGGTCAGCCCGACGACGAACAGCCCCACGTTCGGCAGCAGTCCCGGTACGCAGCGGCGCAGTGCCCGGCGGGCGACGCTCCGGCCGTGCGTTCCGCGCGCGGCCGCCGCCAGCGCCCACGGTTCGGCGAAGGCTCCCGGCAGCAGGTCGTCGAGCATCCGGCCGAGCAGCGCGCCCGCGGGCAGGCCGAGCGAGAGCGCGGGCAGCAGCATCCACCGGGGTCCGTACCAACCGAGGGCGGGCAGCCAGCCGAGCTGCACACCGACGACGGAGGCGAGCACCGAGGCGGTCAGGAAGTCGGGCAGGGTGGCCAGGACCGCCGAGCCGGTGCCCGCGGAGCGCCGTTCGTCGAGCCGCCCCGCGGCTCCGAGCCACAGGGTGCGGGCGCACACGGCGGACGCCGTGACCGCGGCGACGGCCAGGGCCGCGCCCATCAGCAGCAGCGAGGTGCCGAGCGCCTGGAGGACGGCGGGCGTGACCTCGGCGCCGGAGATCCACGACCGGCCGGCGTCACCGTGCAGCAGCCCGCCGAGCCAGTCGCCCAGCAGCCGCACGGGTCCGGCGTCCAGGCCGAGCCCGGCGCGGATCGCGTCCAGCACCTCGGGGGTCGGGGCGCGCTCGGCGGACCGCGCCCGGAGGACGGTGAGCGCCGGATCCGTGTGCGAGAGCCAGGGCAGCAGCCCCACGCCGCACAGCAGGGCCGCGAGGAGGGCGGCGCGCCAGAGCAGCACCGGCGCCCCGCCCCGCAGGACGGCCCTCGCGGAGGTCCGTACGACGGCCCGTGCGGGGGTTCGCGCGGGGGTTCGCGCGGGGGTTCGCGCGGCGGTCTTGAGCACGTGTGCGGCCGCCCGTCAGCGCCGGGTGCCGACGCCGACGAGGCTGCGCTCGTACGGGTCGAGCAGTACACCGCTGACCTCGGCGGCGACGCCCGTGATGATCC belongs to Streptomyces sp. V3I8 and includes:
- a CDS encoding ABC transporter permease subunit — protein: MRGGAPVLLWRAALLAALLCGVGLLPWLSHTDPALTVLRARSAERAPTPEVLDAIRAGLGLDAGPVRLLGDWLGGLLHGDAGRSWISGAEVTPAVLQALGTSLLLMGAALAVAAVTASAVCARTLWLGAAGRLDERRSAGTGSAVLATLPDFLTASVLASVVGVQLGWLPALGWYGPRWMLLPALSLGLPAGALLGRMLDDLLPGAFAEPWALAAAARGTHGRSVARRALRRCVPGLLPNVGLFVVGLTGGAVAVEQVFDIPGLGRLSLQAAVAQDLPVLQAGTLALVVLAAAVGGLARLTARLLTGPALRDGALPSLHRPAPSRRTTAPLLYGGPLLAVIVSGLARDPLALDTTARLRSPSRAHPFGTDALGRDVLARVGHGALDTLAPAAAVSAAALVLGVLLGLLPRLSGPLVDTVNAVPPVLAALLVTAVAGGGPATPALAVTAVAWTPLAAHTSALLRQERATAHLAATRGLGAGPLRLLRDELLPAVLPPVLRHALLRLPGVALSLAALGFLGLGAQPPSPEWGLLLAENQPYAERAPWASLAPAAALALLGAVAVTAGGGVRWPRAPRMRRRRA